The following proteins come from a genomic window of Streptomyces sp. NBC_00539:
- a CDS encoding beta-ketoacyl-[acyl-carrier-protein] synthase family protein, with translation MTRRVAVTGLGIVAPGGIGARAFWDLLAAGRTATRGITFFDPAGLRSRIAAECDFDPAAHGLDPEQVARGDRYIQFALAAGDEAVRDAGLDLAGEDPWRVGVSLGTAVGGTTRLEHDYVLVSQGGRRWDVDPGQAQPHLHRAFSPSTLASTVAERFGARGPVQTVSTGCTSGLDAVGYAFHTVQEGRADVCIAGASDSPISPITMACFDAIKATSPNNDDPAHASRPFDNDRDGFVMGEGGAVLVLEELEHARARGAHVYCEVGGYATFGNAYHMTGLTGEGLEMARAIESALDHARLDRSAIDYVNAHGSGTRQNDRHETAAVKRALGHHAYATPMSSIKSMVGHSLGAIGAIELVACVLAMRHQVVPPTANYETPDPECDLDYVPRVARERKLDGVLSVGSGFGGFQSAVVLNRKG, from the coding sequence ATGACCCGGCGGGTGGCCGTCACGGGCCTCGGCATAGTCGCGCCCGGTGGCATCGGCGCACGGGCGTTCTGGGACCTACTGGCCGCCGGGCGTACCGCGACGCGGGGCATCACCTTCTTCGACCCCGCGGGCCTGCGGTCGCGGATCGCCGCCGAGTGCGACTTCGATCCGGCGGCCCACGGACTGGACCCGGAGCAGGTCGCCCGCGGTGACCGGTACATCCAGTTCGCGCTGGCCGCCGGCGACGAAGCGGTCCGCGACGCCGGACTCGACCTCGCCGGGGAGGATCCCTGGCGGGTCGGGGTCTCCCTCGGCACCGCGGTCGGCGGCACCACCCGCCTGGAGCACGACTACGTACTGGTCAGCCAGGGCGGCCGGCGCTGGGACGTCGACCCCGGCCAGGCGCAGCCGCACCTGCACCGGGCGTTCTCGCCCAGCACGCTCGCGTCCACGGTCGCGGAGCGCTTCGGTGCCCGCGGCCCGGTCCAGACCGTCTCCACGGGCTGCACCTCCGGGCTCGACGCCGTCGGGTACGCCTTCCACACGGTCCAGGAGGGCCGGGCCGACGTCTGCATAGCCGGCGCGTCCGACTCTCCGATCTCTCCCATCACCATGGCCTGCTTCGACGCCATCAAGGCCACGTCGCCCAACAACGACGACCCGGCCCACGCCTCCCGGCCGTTCGACAACGACCGCGACGGGTTCGTGATGGGCGAGGGCGGGGCGGTCCTGGTGCTGGAGGAGCTGGAACACGCCCGGGCCCGCGGTGCTCACGTGTACTGCGAGGTCGGCGGGTACGCCACCTTCGGGAACGCGTACCACATGACCGGGCTGACCGGTGAGGGCCTGGAGATGGCCCGCGCCATCGAGAGCGCCCTCGACCACGCCCGCCTGGACCGCTCGGCGATCGACTACGTCAACGCCCACGGCTCCGGCACCCGGCAGAACGACCGCCACGAGACCGCGGCCGTCAAACGGGCCCTGGGCCACCACGCCTACGCCACGCCCATGAGCTCCATCAAATCCATGGTCGGGCACTCCCTCGGCGCGATCGGGGCGATCGAGCTGGTGGCCTGCGTCCTCGCCATGCGCCACCAGGTCGTACCGCCGACCGCGAACTACGAGACGCCGGACCCCGAGTGCGACCTGGACTACGTCCCCCGCGTCGCCCGCGAACGGAAGCTGGACGGCGTGCTGTCCGTGGGCAGCGGGTTCGGCGGCTTCCAATCCGCGGTGGTCCTGAACCGGAAGGGTTAG
- a CDS encoding acyl carrier protein: MSDRITVEELAELMKKAAGVTVDPAELEKRSDSGFDTFGLDSLGLLGIVGELENRHGAPMPTDAERCKTPRQFLDLVNSSLVAGA; this comes from the coding sequence ATGAGTGACCGCATCACCGTGGAAGAGCTGGCCGAACTCATGAAGAAGGCCGCCGGCGTCACCGTCGACCCGGCCGAGCTCGAAAAGCGCAGTGACTCCGGCTTCGACACCTTCGGCCTCGACTCGCTCGGGCTGCTCGGCATCGTCGGCGAACTGGAGAACCGGCACGGTGCGCCGATGCCCACCGACGCCGAGCGCTGCAAGACCCCCCGGCAGTTCCTCGACCTGGTCAACAGCTCTCTCGTGGCAGGAGCGTGA
- a CDS encoding SRPBCC family protein, whose product MAGHTQNEITIAAPVDLVWDMTNDVANWPQLFSEYASADILSVEGNKTTFRLTMHPDENGTVWSWVSERETDRDRLSVTARRVETGPFAHMNIRWQYHEVPDGTRMVWTQDFAMKPEAPVDDDWMTDNINRNSKVQMALIRERIEKAAAERRPARVLD is encoded by the coding sequence GTGGCGGGCCACACGCAGAACGAGATCACCATCGCCGCGCCGGTCGACCTGGTCTGGGACATGACCAACGACGTGGCGAACTGGCCGCAGCTGTTCAGCGAGTACGCGTCCGCCGACATCCTCTCCGTCGAGGGGAACAAGACGACGTTCCGGCTGACCATGCACCCGGACGAGAACGGCACCGTGTGGAGCTGGGTGTCCGAGCGCGAGACCGACCGCGACCGGCTCAGCGTCACCGCCCGCCGCGTCGAGACCGGCCCCTTCGCCCACATGAACATCCGGTGGCAGTACCACGAGGTGCCGGACGGCACCCGGATGGTGTGGACGCAGGACTTCGCCATGAAGCCGGAGGCGCCCGTGGACGACGACTGGATGACGGACAACATCAACCGGAACTCCAAGGTCCAGATGGCCCTGATCCGCGAGCGCATCGAGAAGGCCGCCGCCGAGCGCCGGCCGGCTCGGGTGCTCGACTGA
- a CDS encoding methyltransferase encodes MTTARTTDPTTRPAPPPSMRLRELVFGAACTAALRAAVRLGVPDALGDGPMSVADLAAAVKTEPKPLRRLLRALSCYGVFAEEPDGTFTHTGTSRLLREDDPHSLRAIALWCTEPWTWAAWPKLDEAVRTNHNVVEDLFGKEFFTYLNEDAPESADVFNRAMTTSSRQSAQDVAEFLDLSGASSVADIGGGQGYVVASLLEKYPAMRGTLLDLPRVVENADPRLRPGGALADRVHIVPGDCRADIPVQADVYIIKNILEWDDVSTARTLRNVIAAGGPRARVVVIENLVDDTPSMQFSTGMDLLLLLNVGGAKHTTESMVGRLTEAGLAVNDIRPVNPYLHAFDCTVAG; translated from the coding sequence ATGACGACCGCACGCACCACCGACCCGACCACGAGGCCGGCGCCCCCTCCGTCCATGCGGCTGCGCGAGCTCGTCTTCGGGGCGGCGTGCACCGCCGCCCTGCGCGCGGCCGTCCGGCTCGGCGTGCCCGACGCGCTCGGGGACGGCCCGATGAGCGTGGCGGACCTCGCCGCCGCGGTGAAGACCGAGCCCAAGCCGCTGCGGCGGCTGCTGCGGGCGCTGTCCTGCTACGGGGTCTTCGCCGAGGAGCCGGACGGCACGTTCACGCACACCGGTACGTCCCGGCTGCTGCGCGAGGACGACCCGCACAGCCTGCGCGCCATCGCCCTGTGGTGCACGGAGCCCTGGACCTGGGCCGCCTGGCCGAAGCTGGACGAGGCGGTGCGCACCAACCACAACGTCGTCGAGGACCTCTTCGGCAAGGAGTTCTTCACCTACCTGAACGAGGACGCCCCCGAGTCGGCCGACGTCTTCAACCGGGCCATGACCACCTCCAGCCGGCAGTCGGCGCAGGACGTGGCGGAGTTCCTCGACCTGTCGGGGGCCTCCTCGGTCGCCGACATCGGCGGCGGCCAGGGCTACGTGGTGGCGAGCCTGCTGGAGAAGTACCCGGCGATGCGCGGCACCCTGCTCGACCTGCCGCGCGTGGTCGAGAACGCCGATCCGCGGCTGCGGCCGGGAGGGGCGCTGGCCGACCGGGTGCACATCGTGCCCGGCGACTGCCGGGCGGACATCCCGGTACAGGCCGACGTGTACATCATCAAGAACATCCTGGAGTGGGACGACGTCAGCACCGCCCGCACCCTGCGCAACGTCATCGCGGCCGGCGGCCCCCGGGCGAGGGTCGTGGTGATCGAGAACCTGGTGGACGACACCCCGTCCATGCAGTTCAGCACCGGCATGGACCTGCTGCTGCTGCTCAACGTCGGAGGGGCCAAGCACACGACCGAGAGCATGGTCGGCAGGCTCACCGAGGCGGGCCTGGCCGTGAACGACATCCGTCCGGTCAACCCGTACCTGCACGCCTTCGACTGCACCGTGGCGGGCTGA
- a CDS encoding SchA/CurD-like domain-containing protein, protein MTTTSERVSEPPKRQMSKRVSQSVFDGSRLRVVLLVDVYDGAQQQFLEAYEQLCTQVSSVPGHVSDQLCQSIENPSQWLITSEWESAPPFLAWVNSEEHVRMVSPLHGCVRDTRSLRFHVVRETGGPAAGAAPERRRLQSSPRIGDGVVRHALTFTVKPGSEEAVAKILAGYASPEPRVDDTTRLCRTSLFMYGNRVVRAVEVKGDLLAALRHVARQPEVRAVEEAINPYLEQDRDLNDPESARVFFTRAALPALHHVTAGHEHPEAERHALYYEARPDCGMRLAELLAQHDESAADDPRSPVLRSTIFQRDEVVVRLVDVRGDLDDADPALCLGFADPAVAAELTTLFDGAAGADPSAMRGEDFARLLELARMRLITDRRSPEA, encoded by the coding sequence ATGACCACCACGTCTGAACGTGTTTCAGAACCGCCGAAGCGACAGATGTCGAAACGTGTCTCCCAGTCCGTGTTCGACGGCTCCAGGCTCCGCGTCGTCCTGCTGGTGGATGTGTACGACGGCGCCCAACAGCAGTTCCTGGAGGCGTACGAACAACTCTGCACCCAGGTCTCCTCGGTTCCGGGGCACGTCAGCGACCAGCTGTGCCAGTCGATCGAAAATCCATCCCAATGGCTCATCACCAGCGAGTGGGAGAGCGCCCCGCCCTTCCTCGCGTGGGTGAACAGCGAAGAGCACGTGCGGATGGTGTCGCCGCTGCACGGCTGCGTGCGGGACACCCGCTCGCTGCGCTTCCACGTCGTCCGGGAGACCGGTGGCCCCGCCGCCGGCGCCGCACCCGAGCGGCGGCGCCTGCAGAGCTCCCCCCGCATCGGCGACGGCGTCGTCCGCCACGCGCTCACCTTCACCGTCAAGCCGGGCAGCGAGGAGGCCGTCGCCAAGATCCTCGCCGGCTACGCCTCGCCCGAGCCGCGGGTCGACGACACCACCCGGCTGTGCCGGACGTCCCTGTTCATGTACGGCAACCGGGTGGTACGGGCCGTCGAGGTCAAGGGCGACCTGCTCGCGGCGCTGCGCCACGTCGCCCGGCAGCCCGAGGTGCGGGCCGTCGAGGAGGCCATCAACCCCTACCTGGAGCAGGACCGGGACCTCAACGACCCCGAGTCGGCCCGCGTCTTCTTCACCCGCGCGGCCCTGCCCGCCCTGCACCACGTCACCGCCGGGCACGAGCACCCGGAGGCCGAGCGGCACGCCCTGTACTACGAGGCGCGCCCGGACTGCGGCATGCGGCTGGCCGAGCTGCTCGCGCAGCACGACGAGTCGGCGGCCGACGACCCGCGCAGCCCGGTGCTGCGCAGCACGATCTTCCAGCGCGACGAGGTCGTGGTGCGCCTGGTCGACGTGCGCGGCGACCTCGACGACGCCGACCCCGCGCTCTGCCTGGGCTTCGCCGACCCCGCCGTGGCGGCCGAGTTGACCACGCTCTTCGACGGCGCCGCCGGGGCGGACCCGTCCGCGATGCGGGGCGAGGACTTCGCACGCCTGCTGGAGCTCGCGCGCATGCGACTCATCACTGACCGCCGGTCGCCGGAGGCCTGA
- a CDS encoding cupin domain-containing protein, which translates to MITAKPRIVGLDEVEPNRRRGGDLRALLTPATVGSTSGFMGVAMVQPGDRIAEHYHPYSEEFVYVVCGRLEVDLDGEPHPLLPEQGLLIPTHVRHRFRNVGDTEARIVFHLGPLAPTPPLGHVDTEGTDAVADGAPPADLSQVRS; encoded by the coding sequence GTGATCACAGCCAAGCCCCGAATCGTCGGACTCGACGAGGTCGAGCCCAACCGCCGGCGCGGCGGCGACCTACGCGCCCTGCTCACCCCCGCCACCGTCGGCTCGACCAGCGGTTTCATGGGCGTGGCCATGGTGCAGCCCGGCGACCGCATCGCCGAGCACTACCACCCGTACTCCGAGGAGTTCGTGTACGTCGTCTGCGGGCGGCTCGAGGTGGACCTGGACGGTGAGCCGCACCCCCTGCTGCCCGAGCAGGGGCTCCTGATCCCCACCCATGTGCGCCACCGGTTCCGCAACGTCGGCGACACCGAGGCCCGCATCGTGTTCCACCTGGGCCCGCTGGCCCCGACCCCGCCCCTCGGCCACGTCGACACCGAAGGCACCGACGCCGTCGCGGACGGCGCCCCGCCGGCCGACCTCTCCCAGGTCCGTTCATGA
- a CDS encoding TcmI family type II polyketide cyclase → MHQSLIVARMAPGSASGIAEVFASSDRGELPHLVGVARRSLFQFGDVYLHLIESEKDPGPAIAKMTGHPEFVDVSRRLSAYVSAYDPDTWRSPKDAMAHCFYRWERDSRS, encoded by the coding sequence ATGCACCAGTCCCTGATCGTCGCCCGTATGGCACCCGGGTCGGCCTCCGGCATCGCCGAGGTCTTCGCGTCCTCCGACCGCGGAGAGCTGCCGCACCTCGTGGGAGTCGCCCGGCGCAGCCTCTTCCAGTTCGGTGACGTGTACCTGCACCTCATCGAGTCCGAGAAGGACCCCGGCCCCGCCATCGCCAAGATGACGGGGCACCCGGAGTTCGTCGACGTCAGCCGGCGGCTGTCCGCGTACGTCAGCGCGTACGACCCCGACACCTGGCGCTCGCCGAAGGACGCCATGGCGCACTGCTTCTACCGCTGGGAGCGCGACTCCCGGTCTTGA
- a CDS encoding ketosynthase chain-length factor: MSEPNPRRAAVTGIGVIAPNGLNADAFWKATREGINVLGRITREGCDHLPLRVAGEVRAFEPATAVEERFLVQTDRFTHFAMAAADSALEDAQLGQSATGEAPFSVGVVTAAGSGGGEFGQRELQQLWGKGSRFVGPYQSIAWFYAASTGQISIRRGFKGPCSVVAADEAGGLDALAHAARAVRRGTDVIVAGSTEAPLAPYSMVCQLGYPELSTEGDPDRAYRPFTSAACGFVPAEGGAMLVVEEEDAARERGAAVRAVVAGHAATFTGASCWEASREGLARAIDGALAEAGCAPEEVDVVFADALGLPEADRAEALAIADALGRHGRRVPVTAPKTGIGRGYCAAPVLDAAAAVLAMEYGIIPPTPNIFDICHDLDLVTTRARAAELRTALVLSRGLMGSNSALVLRRGATGAP, translated from the coding sequence ATGAGCGAACCGAACCCACGGCGTGCCGCCGTCACCGGAATCGGCGTGATCGCGCCCAACGGACTGAACGCGGACGCGTTCTGGAAAGCCACCCGGGAAGGCATCAACGTCCTCGGCCGCATCACCCGCGAGGGCTGCGACCACCTGCCGCTGCGGGTGGCCGGTGAGGTGCGGGCCTTCGAACCGGCTACGGCCGTCGAGGAGCGCTTCCTCGTCCAGACCGACCGGTTCACGCACTTCGCCATGGCGGCGGCTGACTCCGCGCTGGAGGACGCCCAGCTCGGGCAGAGCGCCACCGGCGAGGCGCCCTTCTCCGTGGGGGTGGTCACCGCCGCGGGCTCCGGCGGCGGCGAGTTCGGTCAGCGCGAGCTGCAGCAGCTGTGGGGGAAGGGCAGCCGGTTCGTCGGCCCGTACCAGTCCATCGCCTGGTTCTACGCCGCCAGCACCGGCCAGATCTCCATCCGCCGGGGCTTCAAGGGCCCCTGCTCGGTCGTGGCCGCCGACGAGGCGGGCGGCCTGGACGCCCTCGCGCACGCCGCGCGGGCCGTGCGGCGCGGCACCGACGTGATCGTGGCGGGCTCGACCGAGGCACCCCTGGCCCCCTACTCGATGGTGTGCCAGCTCGGGTACCCGGAGCTGAGCACCGAAGGGGACCCCGACCGGGCCTACCGCCCCTTCACCTCCGCGGCCTGCGGCTTCGTACCCGCCGAAGGCGGCGCGATGCTCGTGGTGGAGGAGGAGGACGCCGCGCGCGAGCGCGGGGCCGCGGTGCGCGCCGTCGTCGCGGGGCACGCAGCGACCTTCACCGGCGCCTCCTGCTGGGAGGCGTCCCGCGAAGGGCTCGCCCGGGCCATCGACGGGGCCCTCGCGGAAGCCGGCTGCGCCCCCGAGGAGGTCGACGTGGTCTTCGCCGACGCCCTCGGCCTCCCCGAGGCCGACCGGGCCGAGGCGCTCGCCATCGCCGACGCCCTGGGACGGCACGGCAGGCGCGTTCCCGTCACGGCACCCAAGACCGGCATCGGCCGCGGCTACTGCGCGGCGCCCGTGCTGGACGCCGCGGCCGCGGTGCTGGCCATGGAGTACGGCATCATCCCGCCCACTCCCAACATCTTCGACATCTGCCATGACCTCGACCTCGTGACCACCCGCGCCCGCGCCGCCGAGCTGCGCACCGCACTGGTCCTGAGCCGGGGACTCATGGGGTCGAACTCGGCGCTCGTGCTCCGGCGCGGCGCCACGGGTGCCCCGTAG